A window of Fusarium musae strain F31 chromosome 1, whole genome shotgun sequence genomic DNA:
CGCGGTCTTCAAGAGAAAATTGGCGAGCGTGCTGGTGAGGCGTCGAGGGCACTGAACTAGAGTGGGACTGAGCCGAAGGTGCGGATCGTCGGGGTAAATGCCTCGATGAGTCGGCGGCCTGCTTTGAAGACATTTTGGACGGAACCTCCTTGGAGGCGGCAACCGATCGACTCTTGTCTAAATTCTGATGTGACCTACTCCCATGGCCTCCAGCTGTGCTCCCCTTACCGGAGGCGTCTCTTAGCGACACCTTGCTAGAAGATCGCGACCGAGGCGCTGCCTGGATATGAGGAGCAGAGATGACGGGAGGGAGTGGCGGTGTCTGCAGGCCGCCGCCGCGGGATGGGGAGATGAGCTTATTGTAGTGGAGGAGTTGAGCGTGGTAGATGTTGGACTGTTGTGGGAGGAGAAAGGGGAGTAGATcgagatgagaatggaatTGTGTGGCGGACGGGTCGGGGAAGAAGGAGCCCTCGACGGCGGAAGCGCTGTGAGTACTCGTCGCCGATGGTGTCGTCGGATTCGTTGTGCTCGATGATATCGTCGAGGCAGAAGTCCAAGGACTGGAAGGAtaaggatgttgaggttcGGCCGTTGTGGTCTGGGCGTCCATATGGAGCAGCGAGCGAGCCCCGGGACAGTTCAAGTGCTTGCGGGGACCGACGGCAGTATGCGTGACGACGTTTGGGTGCGTCTGGGCTCGTGGGGATCTCTTTTTGCTCGGTGGCGGCGAAAGCTGTGGAATATTGGAAAATGGAGCACCAGGAAAACGTCGTTTGTAGTTATGAGCGCTAGAGAGGGTCTCAAGATCTCAGCATGCGATCCAATGCCGAGCAAAGTCTATCGTGAAAGCCAGGGGGCGAATCTCAATCTGGTCGCTGAGAGGCGCTGTTCCTGGGTGGGAATAGCGAACGAGGCCGTGGAAATGGGAAGTTATACGGAGCAAGAAAGTACTGTAAAACGAAGCGAAATGATAGCGTATACGACCGAAAGGCAATGACGAACACAGAAAGGGGCGCCGAGTGCGAGTGCGAGTCGAGAAAGGCGAGGAATTGCAGTTGCAGTCGGTATAACAACAATTTCCCGGGGCGCGGGATAATGATGGAAATGTAGGATTCGAGAGATGGTGAGCAGTACAGTGGACAGTGAGTGAACTATGGACGTGTCGGAGacgcttgtgcttgtgcctgTGGGGGGGCTCTTTGCCAAAAGGGGGCCGCTCGGTGCGAGGGACGCCGGTTCACCTCGACTCGTCTCGTCGGGGGGGAGGGCGAAACGACGGTGCTCGCTATATTGGATCAGGGCGTAGAAGGGGGATCGAGTATAGCAGAACAGAACAGGACGAGGACCAGAGCAGCTCAGAGGACAAGAAGCGTAGTAGAGTTGATAGTAGAGAGAATtatgaagaaagaaaacagagACAAAGCAAGATTGGAAAATGCGGATGTGTATGGGAATGACAAGAGATGGCGTCTAGCGGGATAGACATGGGGACATGGACATGTACATGGAGAGCCCGTTTGGTTTAGTTTAAGTTTTAGTCTGAGGGAGAGAGAtcaaatcaatcaatcaagacAAAAAAAGGCGAGAGAGAGACCTAGACACTGCGAAACTGAGAATGAACCGAGCCGAACTGAGGTGGTCCTTCTGATCTGAGGGGGGACCTAACCTAACGATACCTCGTTACGGTAGTCGTTGTTATTGGGGACGGAGACACAGCACAGGCCTACTACAGGGCACACGGGGAGTTTTAAGGTAGTTAGTGCCGCAGGTACCTAGGGGATCTGAAGTGAGGGTGTGAGGTACAGGTCGCACTGTACCTGGGACTCGGGCATTATTCCAATGGATGTGCAGCTGTACTGTAAATAGTCCACACCTCCGAGAGCATAAGCTCACCTGCAGGTAAATGGACTTATTCAAGAATGAGCTGACCTAAGCCCTATTTACGCTCTCGCCTTCATCATTTTGGACAATCTATCGGGGTGTATTTACGCACTAACCTTTGCGGCTGTTGCTCGACACTCACTGCTGCACTCATTGGGTAATCACAGTGCTGAGTACAGTGTTTCTCCAGCTGGCCGCTGTCAACGCCAATTAGCCCAACACCTCACCGTCCGCCACAGTGACCAGGCCTTTGTAACCTTGAGAGAGAGCGGGGATAATagagcagcctcagcagagTCGACTGCAAGCAAAGATCGCAAATGGGTCAATGTTTTTCAGTAGACTGGAGGGATGGGAACATTTGGCATGCGGCGGGTGACTTTGACAGTAACAGCCCAGGGCGCAGAACGGGGTGCGTCTCAGGGTCAACTCACCTTACAAAATGATATCCATctgatgagagagagagagggagatcTCCACCAAGCTAGCGCCCAGCGCGTGGCAGCAAGCCTCCGCAATATCTTTAGTTATTAGCAGTGAACCTAATGGAATTAAAtagccctgccctgccctggtctggtctggcttCTACTTCTGGATGGAATAATTCCAACCCATAGGACGCGAGAGTATCTTATTTCAATATACCGTGCGATTTGCCGATATTGCTGACTGTCCTGCTGGCCTCCGCTAACAAAGAGTCGACGGCAATTAAATGCTGGGCCCAAAGATTGCCTCTCTCagatcacatcacatcacattaGCCGCACCCATTGACGATACGCTGTACGACACAACCTGTAGACAGCGTGCGTGCGTCGTTAACTTACTTGTCGGATTTACAGCTGCTTCGCCCTCATGGCACCTCCTGGCTAGCGCTGTGTCAGTATCTACAGGGGAGGATACCGAACAGGGACCCTGATTCTTGCTATGGAGTCTACCCCTGCCGCTGTACAGGCTGTACCCACTTGTCCTAGCCCTGGATCTATCCCCCGGCGGGTGACTCCTGGCCGTTTGTGATGcatccatgccatgccatgcccaGGCTTGCAGATTGTTGTGCCGCTACCAACCACAAAGGTTGCATCGCACACAACTTTATGTCGGATGATACTTTGTCATAAAGTCACCACCCATCAGAGCATCTCGTTCCTGAGAGGGCGGGCTCTGGACGTCGAGGGGTCGGTCCTCCAATTCCCCTCAAACTCAGGGCCCCTTTGTAGGATGGGAATTCTGGGTTTTGGGCACCACAAAGGTGATCATTGATGGCAAAAATAACCCAACGTCGTAGCAAACCTGGAAGTGAAGTGTAAATGGACATTCACGGCCGGATATGTCCGTGGCGGGTACGGATATGGTGCCTTGCTTGCCCTGCTGCTGAGATGCAGCCTCAAATGGAAGATGCTGTGTTTGTGTGGGGAAGATGCAGGTAAAGCTAACTAATCTGCGACTGTGATGATGTAGGCATGTGTGTGGAGGAGAACGCCCTCCCTTTTTGATGCATTTGTAGACATGGACATGCCTAGGATCGAGATATTGCACTGCAACAAATACGATATCCATCTCTATCTGGCAAGCTAGACAAACAGTAAAGCTGTTTGAATGCTTTGGATACAGTCAAAAGTCACGACAATATTAATGTAATGTTGCAGTGGCGTCTGTTGGGTTTATACACATCACACCCAATCGTGATATGTCAAATGAACCTGATGCAATTATCCACCTTTTGCTGGGCCGCGAACCAACATAACACGACTCTGATCAACTTTGATCAATCGTCAATGGCAACATCGGCTGATACGGGAATATTTGGTGAATAGGCCCAACAACAGCCCGTGTATTTGCCTCCGAACTCTACTTATCCCCTGGACTGCCAACACACATGGACAGACAGGTCCAAGGCGGCGTGCTCTAAACTTTGGAGAGACCTCAACATCCTACTAACATCCAATACGTCCATACAACCAGCTCGCTCTCCGCCTCTCGTCATGCTTTATGTAAAGGCTGGAGAGACCCCACCAAACTATTGAATCGAATTCTGCAAAATACCAAAAATCAACAAAATATGTAGCAGAAACCTCAAGAGTCTAGTGCCTGTTTTGCCCAGCCAACAACCCAATTTGAGAATGCCGAGACACCCTCTTGTTCTCGACGGTAGGACAGATTAAGTTGTCTTTTTTTCGCAGGGGATACAGCGCCTCACTCGTATCTTTACTTAGCATCTCGATCAACTCTAGGCGGCATTGActtctccatcatgtctCACCCAAAATCAGCCTCTTACTCTGTCAAACCGAAATTTCTGCGCCACTCCCATACTTTTGAGTCTCCCTTCTGGGCCACCAAATAACTGTCCTTGAACTTAGCGTATCCCTTTTCTGCCAATCTCAGGAACAAGATCAGCCTCAGCACATAATAATTACCTAGAGAGATACATATCGAGTTAAGCTCATCCCTTGCGCGTTGTCTTGGCCAATCTTACTCTCGGCGATCTGTTAATTACGTAGTATATCTCTTTCTTCGTATCACCTGCGATACGGCATGTCTATACGATTTCCCCGTTCGTATCTATGTACTATTCCTGTTCTCCTTACTCAGATCAAGTCAGGTAGGTCAGCACTGTACACGTCTTGGTCTCGGGAGATCATCCACCGGCCTCAAGCCACATCAAGGGACAGGGGAGGTCCGGACTGGAACTTTACTTGTACCTTTCCCTGCCGTTCACCATGCTGCAAGTGTTTATTTGTTTTGTATGTGGTTTTACCTTTAGCCATGTCTTTTCAGCTCGTGTCTTGTTTTGACTATGGCGCACACACTTTACAAGCAACTATTACCGCTACAAGTACGACCACACCTTTTTTGAGGTCTATTTAGAGTCCGGGTTGCTCAGAGTTACCTAGTCGGTCGTTTCCTTCGGAGCTGAAGCACAGTGTGTCTCGCTGTGACCAGTCAAACGTCGTGCCTTAACTTTGCTGGGGCCGAAAGCTGACTTCAAGCTGACGAGAGGTGGCTGTAAAAGTCACGAATTGCTGGCAAGCGCAAGCCATCGAAACTCAATCACTCTTTTCATGGATGGTGTGGAAGCAGCGGCTGGCTGAGGTAAACAATTGGACCCCCGCTTACCTTAGGTCCTTCTCTTGTTTCCCCACTTGACTCTcacgatatcatcatctcgaTATTTGGGCCCAGAATATTGCTTCACTGCAACAAGCATAAGCGTACGGTACCTGGCACTCACATCGGATGCACGGCAGCCAAGCGGGTGCCAACTCCAATACATGATGGTTTATTATCCTAAGGTATCCGACAGTATCGGATGACTGCTCATTTATTGACCATCACAAGGGCCAAAAGCACACAAACGCGATGCCTGCAATTCCCCAATCGACGTCATTTGTGATCCGTCTTGAACGACCAAGCGGTCGACGAGGGAAAAACAAAAGAGGCACTGCTCTGTGCAACCGTACATCCAATCACAATGCACAAAGGACACCCCGAAACGTCCCAGAGGCCACATTTTCCGGCTCGCTGCCGTTCGCTACAGCGGTCAGGAGCGTTTCATCACAAAGCCATCAAATAGGCCAGGCCTTGCACGGGAAACCGATGCTCGTTTCCGTCTGTAAGATTGGTTGCCATTGCTTGGAGTGATTGCTATGCTGCTCTCTTGCCAATACAAACGTCGCAGGCTGTGCTTGACACGCCATCAAACCGCGTTCAATTGCATAGAACGGGCAGGCACATTAGATCGGAAAGGTAGGTAGTGTCCACCTCTAGCTTCCACTTTATGTTATGCCTGTTTCTTTTGTCGGCATGCCTGAACTATGGGAAACGGTGCTCTTCGGGAGTGTTGCATCATTGAGATGAAGCTTGATTTAAAAGTCACAGGTCAGACATGCCAATGGTGGTGTTTATAGCCTCAATATACTGAGGAAAGTGGCTCTTACTTAATACAAGTCTCCAAACCCTTACCATTGATACACGATGGACGAAGGACGGTGTTTCCATTGGTGGTCTTTTTGCTGTCTGTGCCTCTTTGACTTTTGCGATGGGGACAGAGTGATAAGATCTGGCCATCCTTCTGAAGGTTCGTCTTTTCAGCTTGGTCTGCTGCTCTGAGTTATTTCAACTACTGACTTGTCGCTATAGCGGGTTCTGGGGCACCAGCAACAGTTGAGTTTGACTACGAAACATTGATCTTCAATCCCGAAAGTCCACAGTATATTTCGCCACGCCAATGGGAGAGAACTAGGacctttgttcttgttgcaCACCTAGACTGCATGAGAAGATTCCCTCCTTTTGACAAGAATATTGTATTGAACCTCCTACACTATGATTTCCGCCCCTCGGATTCCCGAAAACGGGAAAGAATGCTGGTTCTTCGACAGTGTTGCCTTGATATTTCCGGGGAGCATGCAGATACCACATTGGGCGCTCTTCAAGAAAGGGCTCGAATAGGCGTGAGAGACTTGATTCTAGCACCAAACTTGGTGAATATCCTTTCTAGCAGAAAGGCCACATATTTACACTTCGTTGTTGATCCAACAAAACCAATTTGGGGAATATCGACCACGTTCGAAAATGCCCGTTACCTTCAAGGTCTTTCAAATAACGTTGCTAGGGACGCATTCTTGGTGGTCTCGGAGCCGCAGCAACTCTCGGACGGACTCTATTTCGCTTCAGACCACCTTGGAGTCAGGGCAATCTCCTTTGGTGAGACCGATGTGTCAAAAAGCTCCAGCTATGAACAGCCGGGAATTTGGTGGACTTTTCAAAACACCAATAAGTCGGAGCGGTACTTTTTGAAATGGTACGGTGATGTGAGTCGGCCCTTGTTTTGAGCCAAAGGCAGAGGATTGACAAAGACGAACCGCTCAGGGCTTTAAAATGCGCGATTTGCACGTGGTGAAATCGGAAGAAGACGTTCTGCCTCCGCTGGCAAGGTGGTCGTTGCTACCGCCAAATCCGGAGGCTGTCTGGTACTTGCACCTCGATGACAGAGCTGGTGGTCGACACTATCTCAAGGTTCTGGAGTGTGAAAGCCCTGAGATCACTGGCTATTCAGCATGCCTACTTGACGAAGACCTGCTTTACCTGCATAGTCATCGTGAGGGCGAGGACTTTTCATTCTATAGTGAAGGTCGGGGAGACCGACTACACGCAGTATGGCTGTATTTTCCAGTTGAGAAGAACGAGCGGATCGTCGAAGTCTGGCGCCTGAGGAGAAGACCGGCATTCTGGCGCGATATCCTTCTGGTACGTTACAATGGCCGGACAGATGACAACACATAAATGGGTGCTGATGCAATCTAGCTAAGAACGAACAAGAGTCGCGTTTTCTTTCTAGGAGCCAACGCCAACATGACCCAACCAGATGCCATCTTCGAACGTGTGGCCTTATTGACCGCCAAACCTTCTCGTCTCTGGTTCAGTTCTCAGGGAGACGGTGTTGACTGTCTTGCATTCGACTGTGAGGACAAACGCCATGACAAGAATGAAGCTCCCCCATCTTTCCATGACCCATCTACATGGTCCTCAAGGATGAGTGTCCAGCAGATCTTCAATAAATCGGTTAAACTTGGAGGTGTGACTGGACTCGTCCCCTGCAGAACTTGGATCCCAGGATCTACTGGGATTGTCGGTCTCATCTTCACCTACTCCGATGGCTCGAGGGAGTCAGTAGGACAAATCCGTCTCGATCACCTCCTTCCACCCATCGAGGTTGATCCGGCCGGAGAGATGTGGATAGGAGCCAGACTGCTTCAGCCCAGCGGCGCGGTCGTTGAGTCAATGAGAGTAATTCCGTCCACTGGCCAAACCTTCCATGGTGGGAACCCCTCCCAGGAAGGATTGACTTGGTTGAGGATACTTTGGAGGGGTCGCTTAGACTGGAACTTTCTGTATAGAAAATGCTTCATCAATGTCAGCGATCAGGCCAATGTAAATCAGCACATGAGCATTGATATGTTGCTGGAGAGCTGGGCCGGGAGAGAGTGGGAGAAAGAGGAGGTGTCAGGGCAGCAACTTGTTGTGCGTGCCCATTGATAAGACACATTGGCGCTTAGAACAGCTTCATTAAACATTTCTTTCAAGATATTCATGTTCCTCTATATCAGGCTAACAGGATTCTCGCTCCATCTTCCAACTCCATAACATCATCTGCCCTCGCCGCCTTTCCACCCCAAATCACCGTCCCAGTTCCATCGATAGCAAAAGCACCAGCCTCCTGCCACTTATTCCCCATCGTCGTCAACggtccatcatcttcttcatcgtccacATTATTTGTACTCGCTGGTTTCTTCTCATTCGTCTCCTTTCTCTGTATCGCTCCAGCCACTTTCTCTCCCAACCATCCCGACTCTTtccatccttgaacttgcgTCGTGGGATTGAGTACATACCACATACTACTCGTCCCTAAACCCCAAGCTGCATAAATAGCCCTCTCTTCATCGACGATAACGCGAACGCTCCAGGCGCCGCCGAGAAGAGATACCCATTTTTGAGTTGCTTGCTCTGAGGCGTGGGATACGGCTATGCATGTTAATGCATCGCCATATCGATTGGCCATTGTGCGAAGATTAATGAATGTCTTTTGAGCAACTGCGCATCGTCAGCATTGACCTCAGAATCTGGAGAGTGGCAACTTACAAGCACAACCAACACAGCGTAAAAACACAAGCAGAACTCTCTTCCCCCCACCAACCCTCAGCTTCCCCGTTTTATCAAGTGGTGCTTTATCTCCTATCCCCGGTAGTCTACCCttagcaacagcagcaggcGGAGGCGTCAACCACGGCTGAACAGTAAGCGGCAGAGACCGAACAGACATCCAAGACGTCCAGCCTGAGTCCGTTTCATTATCGAGATCTGCTGGTGGGTTCTTGCGCAGTTTGTTTGGCTCGCGCTTCTTTTCTGAAAAGTCAAAGACGTCGCTTGGTATACCTGCTTTTTTGAGGGCGAGCTTGGTTGTGAATGATGAGAGCATCGTGAGGAATGAGATGTGAGATATGATGGGACTAGGGAAGATTGCGGGCCGGGCCGATGGGGTGAGACAATTATAGATTGAGCATATCACGGGAATAGATTGATTTGATGAGATTAGTGAGAGAAAGTTGTCATGTTTGTTCTTTGTgttgtgaagaagatgagacgTGGTGTTGAGTTGAAACTCCAAAACAGGGGGTTGAGATATGACGCTAGTAAGGGTTTGGAATGGGGGCGACTGGTTTAGGGTAACGCGAATGGCAAAGCTCCATCAGCTGGAATGAAGAGAAGGGAGTCTGGAGAGTATCTTTGTGCAGTAACTATTATtgttaaatattattatgtTTTACACAGTCTTCCACTCTGTAAGTAATACATCAAGACCATGTCAAGAAGAAAATAGCCACGGGATACGGCTTTCTATATCTTCCTGACCCTAGACGAGTTCACATCAATGCAACGGACCGTCGAATAATGCTTGCGAATGCTATCGCCATATCACTTTGGGCTTCGGAGAATTATGAATAAGAATTGGGCTGAATTGTCATCGAGCGAATCCTTGTTTCTCATTCTCCTTAATACTGCGAGCTAATTTGTCATACATAATTCTCATTCCCGCGCGCATTAAGCCTCCAAGAGATAACCTCAGAAATCGCAATCGCATTCTCAAAGCCCGTACATTTCGTAGTTACCATTACTTTCAGCACACTGGTACACTTCTTTAAGCTCGTCTGGATCTAATTGTATTTCAAGTTAGCTGTCCTGTCGATAGTCGTTAGAGCTGTTCTGCATAAGCCAACTCACCAATTTTTCCGATCAGGATGGACAATGGTTTGACGACCGGCTCCTGGTTGACCAAATTCGCATGCTCAGCTAGAACATGACACATTTCGTCGTTTTTTGATGTGCTGCTCTTGTGATACGATACTACGTATACATCATCGTCGACCTCCTTCTTCCAGTCCAGTCGTCCACTCATAGGCACTGCAATAGTGTTTGCATATGTGACAGACTCACAAACACCATCTCCTTCGCTAGGCATGTCCTCGACTTGAGGGCTGTCTTTATCTTCATGAGATTCACTATCAGTATTATCGCTCTCCTTAGTAGAAGAGCCCGACGAGGTTGGCTCTGAAAACCCGAACCAGTCGAAACCAAAATCCATTAGGTGACTGTTTGTCTGTAGAGTCCCCCGAACATCATCCACGTACTGCAAGTACATCGTATCTGAAGTCACTGTCTTGGGTGTTCCCATTGTGTCGAGGCGAACTTGACCAACAGAACTCCGACTACCATCAGCGTAGGTGAGGAGCAGACCTGTGATCTTTGCAAATTCGGAGGAGTCTTGCGCAAGCATACAAGGCGTAACCTCCCTCACGCCATCCAATCTCGCGGATGTATGATACCACAGTCGAGAGTGTGGAGGATGTCTTGTCCGAGGCGCACTTGGACACGTAGAGCGAACCTGGCGCTTTGCTGGGTGCTCCCATGTGGACACGGAATCAAAGTGAAGCCACGAGACTCTTTCATAATATGGATCACCGTAAAACATGCGACAAGTTTTGTTTTGGGGTAATTCGGCAACTACATGATACGTTGCACCAGGCCTATCCGCCTGGGTACCAACGACGAGGCTGTGGCCATGATTCGTGACGACCTGTATCGCCCAAAGTTAGTACACCAGAAAGAGCTGGAAAAAGAGTCAATGTCTTACGATGAGTGTGGAAAGGCGCTCGTGGTAAGTGCGAACCCAGAGCTCGGAGACATACTCTCCAGGGCTCATGGCAAGATAGAGTCGCGTGGCATTGTAGGGGTGCAATCCGTTGAATTCCTCGTCAGGAGCTGCTGACGTTCCGGCCTCGTGCGAGTTGATAGTAAGAATTGCACTACCCCAAACAAGGAATGAATAACCCGCTGTTCTAGGCTTGTTCCAATCGAAGGCTCGTACATATTGGAAATTCATGTTTTCGGCAAGTGGTATTTTCGGCGAGTGCTTGACTGGTGCTGGAGGTATAGCCCACCGAATCTCACAAGGGCCGCTCAGGTCCTTGAAATCCACAAAGCTGTCTGGAGACTTAACGATACCTAACCCTCGAAGTTTTATACCCTGAGTGCAAGATCAGTCCGTAGATTTCCGCTGTCAACCGGTCTTGTTAGCAATACTTACGTCAAATCTTGCTTTGAGGTAGAACATGCCACTCTGTTGAGCGTGAAAGGTCCACTAGTACCCTTCAACCTGCTCCACATCAGGagagccatcatcttcagtaACGACAAGATTGTTAACTCCCAGGCCATTATGGCGAATGAAGATATTTGGAAGTTTCTTGGTGTTCCAATCAAGAACGATCTCCTCGTCACCACCGCGCGAGCCGTACGAAAACGACCGAAGGTACCGAATGCCCTCATAATAAACATACT
This region includes:
- a CDS encoding hypothetical protein (EggNog:ENOG41), giving the protein MANRYGDALTCIAVSHASEQATQKWVSLLGGAWSVRVIVDEERAIYAAWGLGTSRWKESGWLGEKVAGAIQRKETNEKKPASTNNVDDEEDDGPLTTMGNKWQEAGAFAIDGTGTVIWGGKAARADDVMELEDGARILLA
- a CDS encoding hypothetical protein (EggNog:ENOG41), translating into MRDLHVVKSEEDVLPPLARWSLLPPNPEAVWYLHLDDRAGGRHYLKVLECESPEITGYSACLLDEDLLYLHSHREGEDFSFYSEGRGDRLHAVWLYFPVEKNERIVEVWRLRRRPAFWRDILLLRTNKSRVFFLGANANMTQPDAIFERVALLTAKPSRLWFSSQGDGVDCLAFDCEDKRHDKNEAPPSFHDPSTWSSRMSVQQIFNKSVKLGGVTGLVPCRTWIPGSTGIVGLIFTYSDGSRESVGQIRLDHLLPPIEVDPAGEMWIGARLLQPSGAVVESMRVIPSTGQTFHGGNPSQEGLTWLRILWRGRLDWNFLYRKCFINVSDQANVNQHMSIDMLLESWAGREWEKEEVSGQQLVVRAH
- a CDS encoding hypothetical protein (EggNog:ENOG41); its protein translation is MPFHPECFLAVGGDQSGRNVAAATYPGQYSEDCFHLQHRRRRWLKDTFAQDLFQIVRGRLPLEVCETIAKYSARDRAIQVFKQHWLQDRPLQPGNISVTVHHGVSLWAQYVYYEGIRYLRSFSYGSRGGDEEIVLDWNTKKLPNIFIRHNGLGVNNLVVTEDDGSPDVEQVEGFVDFKDLSGPCEIRWAIPPAPVKHSPKIPLAENMNFQYVRAFDWNKPRTAGYSFLVWGSAILTINSHEAGTSAAPDEEFNGLHPYNATRLYLAMSPGEYVSELWVRTYHERLSTLIVVTNHGHSLVVGTQADRPGATYHVVAELPQNKTCRMFYGDPYYERVSWLHFDSVSTWEHPAKRQVRSTCPSAPRTRHPPHSRLWYHTSARLDGVREVTPCMLAQDSSEFAKITGLLLTYADGSRSSVGQVRLDTMGTPKTVTSDTMYLQYVDDVRGTLQTNSHLMDFGFDWFGFSEPTSSGSSTKESDNTDSESHEDKDSPQVEDMPSEGDGVCESVTYANTIAVPMSGRLDWKKEVDDDVYVVSYHKSSTSKNDEMCHVLAEHANLVNQEPVVKPLSILIGKIGELAYAEQL